The genomic segment TGCTCGACGAGGAGCTGAAGATGATGGCCACCGTCGCCGAGCACGGCGGCCAGGTGGTGGGCCCGTACCTGAAGGAGATGTCGCAGCTCGCGCACACCGAATACCTGCTCGCCGGCCGGAGCTCGCTGGACGTCCGCGAGGTGTTGCGGGAGACGATGTTCGCGCCGACGGTGACCGGTAGCCCGATGGAGAACGCCTGCCGGGTGATCGCCCGGCACGAGCGGCGCGGGCGACGCTACTACTCGGGGGTGCTGGCGCTGCTGGGTACCGACGACGCGGGCCGGCAGACCCTCGACGCGCCGATCCTGATCCGGTCGGTGGAGATCTCCCCCGCCGGCGAGCTGCGGGTGCCGGTGGGCGCCACGCTGGTCCGGCACTCCACCGCCGAGGGCGAGGTGGCCGAGACGCACGCCAAGGCCGCCGGGGTGCTCACCGCGCTCGGCCTGCGCCCCGGCCGGCCGGCGGCGGAGCCGGGGCCGACCTCGGTGGTGGCGCGGTTGGCCGACGATCCGCTGGTGCGGGCCGCCCTCGCCGCCCGCAACGACCGGCTGGCCCGGTTCTGGCTGGAGCAGCGGCGGCCGGGAGCGGAGGCCCGACCGGGGCTGACCGGGCGCACCGCGCTGATCGTGGACGGCGAGGACACCTTCACCGGCATGCTGGCCCACCAACTGCGGGCTCTCGGGCTGACGGTGGCCGTGCGGCCCTGGCAGCGGCCGGGCGACCCGGCCGGGTACGACCTGCTGGTGGCCGGGCCGGGGCCGGGCGACCCGGGCCGCACCGACGACCCCAAGATGGCCGTCCTGCGCCGGCTCGTCGGCGAGCGGCTCGACGCCGGCCGGCCGCTGCTCGCCGTCTGCCTCGGCCACCAGATCCTCAGCGGTCTGCTCGGCCTGCGGTTGCACCGCCGCAGGTCGCCGTACCAGGGGCTGCAGCGGGAGATCGACCTGTTCGACCGCCGGCGCCGGGTCGGCTTCTACTCGACCTACACCCCGCTGTCCGACGCCGCGGAGCTGGCCAGCGGATTCGGGCCGGTGCGGATCTGCCGGGACCCGGTCGACGGGGCGGTCCACGCGCTGCGGGGGCCGTTCTTCGCCGGGGTGCAGTTCCATCCGGAGTCGGTGCTCAGTACCGACGGGATGGCGGTCCTCGCCGAACTGCTCGGCGAGCTGTTGCCGGTGGGCACGCTGCGGTCGTGACCGGCCGCCGATTCGGTGCATGGCCGGGACCCGGCGGGGTAGCACTGTAGACGCCGACGGTCCGGACGAGTTGAGAGCCCTCGCCCGGACCGTCGGTCCGTCCATGGTCGGTGCGCCGGGCGGGTCAGCCCTGGCGCAGGCCGTGCCGCAGGGCGGTGGCGATCTCCACCGCCCGGCGGGCGGTGAGCGCCGTCGCGCCCAGGGCCAGTTCGTCCGGTGGCACCTCGCCGTTGTTGCTGGTGTGCGAGGCGCCGTACGGGTTGCCGGCGACGAACTGGCTGTCCTCCACGTAGCCGGGGGTGACCACGATCCCGCCCCAGTGGTAGAAGACGTTGAACATCGACAGCAGCGTCGCCTCCTGCCCGCCGTGCGAGGTCGCCGTCGAGCAGAACCCGGCGAACACCTTGTTCACCAGCGCGCCCCGTCCCCACAGCGGACCGCTGCTGTCCATGAACTGCTTGAGCTGGGCGGCCATCACGCCGTAGCGGGTCGGCGTACCGAAGATCACCACGTCGGCCCAGTCCAGGTCGTCGAGCTCGACCTCCGGAACGTCCTGGGTTTCCAGGCGGTGGGCGTGCCAGCCCGAATTCGAGCGGACCGCCTCCTCCGGTGCCAACTCCCGGACCTTGCGCAGGCGTACGTCGGCGCCCGCCTTCGACGCCGCCTCCTCGGCCGCCCGCGCCATCTGGTACGTCGTGCCGGTCGCGCTGTAGTAGATCACCGCAGCCTTGGTACGGTCAGCCATCGGGCACCCCTCTCGAGTTCACGTCCCTTTTGTCCCGGGAAGCACGTACCCGATCCTTGCGGTGACAAACAAGCGGGCCGCCCGGTCTTCACCGAACGGCCCGCTTGCCTCGCGATCAGCTCGCCCGGTGCTCCGGTGCGGCCAGGTCGACCGCCGGGAGGCCCGCGCCGGCCGGCCCGAGGTCGTCGACGTACCAGTCGATCAGCTCCTGGTCCGCGCCGGCCGCCAGCAGCAGGTCGACCGCGTTGATGGCGTACCAGTTGTCGGCTGTGGCGTGCCGGGCCGCGGCCTCGGCGAGCAGCTCTGGGTCCGTCGAGACCTGGGCCAGCTCGGTCAGGGCCTGCGACCTGGTGAAGCCCTCCCGAAGGCCACCGGCGTGGTCGGCGGTGATGTCGTACAGACGGCTGACGGTCGCCCGGCGGGCGGTGGCGTGGCTCTGGTTGCTGAACACGCCAGCCATTCTATCGAACACCTGTGCTAATTTGCGCGGACATCCCCACCGCCGGCATGACCACCACCACCTTCAACTCGGACCAATAATGGTATCCGGTTGATCACTTAATGTCCCGGAAGCGACGCCGGACAAAGGTGAAGGCATTTTCACTCATGCCGTACGGTGCGAGTCAGCCGGTCGGGTCCACCCCCTCCGCGAGGGTGAGGTTGCGGCCGTCGGCCGGGTCGAACAGGTGAATCTTCTCCAGGTTGAACCAGACCCGCCGGTTCTCCCCCTCGCGCACGGACGACTCCGCCGAGAGCCGGGTGACCAGATTGGATCCGCTGCCCCCCAACTCGTCCGCCCCGGCGTCGGCGGCCAGCTCCTCCAACTCGGCGGCGCTGGCCCGCTCCCCCTCCACGGTCAGGTAGACGTACTTGTCCGAGCCCATCGACTCGACGATGTCGACCGGCGCCTCGAACTCCATTCCGCGGGCCCGGGTCTCGTCGTCGACAAGGGACGCGTCCTCGAAGTGCTCCGGACGGATGCCCAGGATCAGCTCCCGGGGCGCGTCGGCACCGGAGAGCTGCTGCCGTACCCGGTCGTCGATCGGCAGCTCGCCCACGGCGGTGCGCAACCTGCCGTCGTCCACCGCGGCGTGCAGGAAGTTCATCGACGGCGAGCCGATGAAGCCGGCGACGAAGAGGTTGCGCGGGTTGTCGTACAGCTCCTGCGGCGGGCCCACCTGCTGGACCGCGCCACCCCTCATGATCACGACCCGGTCGCCGAGGGTCATCGCCTCGGTCTGGTCGTGGGTCACGTAGACGGTGGTGGTGCCGAGCTGCTTCTGCAGCCGGGAGACGACCGTCCGCATCTGCACCCGCAGCTTCGCGTCCAGGTTGGACAGTGGCTCGTCCATCAGGAACGCCTTCGGGCTGCGGACGATCGCCCGCCCCATCGCCACCCGCTGCCGCTGCCCGCCGGAGAGGTTGGCCGGCTTGCGGTCCAGCAGCGCGGTCAGCTCCAGCACCTTCGCCGCCTCGCTGACCTTCTGCTCGATCGTCGCCTTGTCCAGCTTCGCCAGCCGCAGCGGGAACGACATGTTCTCCCGCACGGTCATGTTCGGGTAGAGGGCGTAGGACTGGAACACCATCGCGATGTCCCGGTCCCGGGGGGCCTTGTCGTTGACCCGTTGACCGCCGATGCGCAGCTCGCCGGAGCTGATGTCCTCCAGCCCCGCGATCATGTTCAGGGTGGTCGACTTGCCGCACCCCGACGGGCCGACCAGGATCACGAACTCACCGTCGGCGATCTCCAGGTCCACCTCGCGGACGGCCATGGTCCCGTCCGGGAACTTCTTGCTCACCTTGTCCAGCACGATGTCAGCCACGACTCACCCACCTAACCCTTCACTGCGCCCGACGTCAGGCCGGAGACGATCCGGCGCTGGAAGAACAGCACGAACAGAATGATCGGAATTGTGATCACGACGGCCGCGGCGGAGATCGCCCCGGTCGGGTCCTCGAACTGCGACTCGCCGGTGAAGAACGACAGCGCCACCGGCACCGTGCGGGACCGCTCGGTCGAGGTGAGCGAGATCGCGAAGAGGAAGTCGTTCCAGCAGAAGATGAAGACCAGGATCGCGGTGGTGAACACCCCCGGCGCCGCGAGCGGGGCGATCACCCGCCGGAACGCCTGCGCCTGGGTGGCGCCGTCCATCTTCGCCGCCTTCTCCAGGTCCCACGGGATCTGCTTGAAGAACGCCGACAGCGTGTAGATCGCCAGCGGAAGCGCGAAGGTGATGTACGGCAGGATCAGGCCGGGCCAGGTGTCGAAGAGCCCCAGGCGTCGCTCGATCTCGAACAGCGGCGACACCAGCGACACCTGCGGGAACATCGCGATCAGCAGGGAGACCCCGACCAGCGCGCGCTTGCCGGGGAAATCCAGCCGGGCGATCGCGTACGCCGCCATCGTGCCGAGCACCACGGCGATCGTGGTGGCGATGAGCGCGATGCCGATCGAGTTGATCAGTGCCCGGACGAACTGGTCGGTGTCGAAGATCGCCCGGTAGTTCTCCAGCGTCCACTCGCGGGGGATGAAGTTGCCGTCGGTCAGGGTGCCCGGGGTCTTGAACGACAGGGAGGCGATCCAGAGCACCGGGATCAGCGCGAAGACCACCACCACGAGGTCGAGCAGTCCCCAGCGCCATTTGGTGGCGGAGGTGGTGTCCAGCGCGGCCATCAGCGCCTCCCTTCATCGGCGCTGCCCGGGGCAGCGGTGCCGAACAACTTCACGAAGATGAACGCGATGATCGCCACGGTCAGGAAGATCAGCACCGACATGGTGGAGCCGATGCCGAGGTTCAGGCCGCGCATCAGGTTGTTGTAGGCCAGCATCGACACACTTGAGGTCTCGTTGGCCCCGGCGGTCAGCACGTAGATGTTGTCGAAGACCCGGAACGCGTCCAGGGTCCGGAACAGCAGCGCCACCAGGATCGCCGGCTTCATCACCGGCAGCATCACCTTGACGAACCGCTGCCAGGCGGTGGCGCCGTCCATCGACGCCGCCTTCAGCAGGTCCTCGGGAACAAGTGCCAGGCCGGCCAGCAGCAGCAGCGCCATGAACGGGGTGGTCTTCCAGATCTCCGCCAGCATGATGATCGCCAGCGAACTGGCCCGCTCGGTCAGCGGCGCGCCGTCACTGAACAGGTTCGCCAGATACCCGGTGTTCGGCGTCCAGGCGTACCGCCAGGAGAACGCCGCCACGACCGTGACGATGCCGTACGGGATAAGCGCGGAGGTGCGGACCAGGCCGCGCCCCACGATGGTGCGGTGCATGATGATCGCGAGGCCCATGCCGAGCACCAACTCGACCGCCACCGTGACCACGGTGATCAACATGGTGACCCCGAAGGCGGTCCACCAGTACTCGTTGCTCAGCACCGTGACGTAGTTGGCCAGCCCGACGAACTCGCGCTCGTCCGGGAACTTCAGGTCGTAGCGCTGCAGCGACAGCCAGACCGAATACAGGA from the Solwaraspora sp. WMMD1047 genome contains:
- a CDS encoding anthranilate synthase family protein, translating into MTLHDRLLTDALSGTDPGPFALIRRDGSDHVEVFRGPVGTAGRLADLPLPAAGAGPRTLALVPYRQIAERGFACVDDGLPMEYLTIAEHGRADLADVLAALPDVGVRTAPGAGFDISDEEYAELVGRVLREEIGRGEGANFVIHRTFRAVLDGPPLAGALAAFRRLLTAERGAYWTFLVHTGTRTLVGASPERHVSVEDGLAMMNPISGTFRHPGGPADRAALLRFLADPKEIDELYMVLDEELKMMATVAEHGGQVVGPYLKEMSQLAHTEYLLAGRSSLDVREVLRETMFAPTVTGSPMENACRVIARHERRGRRYYSGVLALLGTDDAGRQTLDAPILIRSVEISPAGELRVPVGATLVRHSTAEGEVAETHAKAAGVLTALGLRPGRPAAEPGPTSVVARLADDPLVRAALAARNDRLARFWLEQRRPGAEARPGLTGRTALIVDGEDTFTGMLAHQLRALGLTVAVRPWQRPGDPAGYDLLVAGPGPGDPGRTDDPKMAVLRRLVGERLDAGRPLLAVCLGHQILSGLLGLRLHRRRSPYQGLQREIDLFDRRRRVGFYSTYTPLSDAAELASGFGPVRICRDPVDGAVHALRGPFFAGVQFHPESVLSTDGMAVLAELLGELLPVGTLRS
- the wrbA gene encoding NAD(P)H:quinone oxidoreductase; the protein is MADRTKAAVIYYSATGTTYQMARAAEEAASKAGADVRLRKVRELAPEEAVRSNSGWHAHRLETQDVPEVELDDLDWADVVIFGTPTRYGVMAAQLKQFMDSSGPLWGRGALVNKVFAGFCSTATSHGGQEATLLSMFNVFYHWGGIVVTPGYVEDSQFVAGNPYGASHTSNNGEVPPDELALGATALTARRAVEIATALRHGLRQG
- the ugpC gene encoding sn-glycerol-3-phosphate ABC transporter ATP-binding protein UgpC → MADIVLDKVSKKFPDGTMAVREVDLEIADGEFVILVGPSGCGKSTTLNMIAGLEDISSGELRIGGQRVNDKAPRDRDIAMVFQSYALYPNMTVRENMSFPLRLAKLDKATIEQKVSEAAKVLELTALLDRKPANLSGGQRQRVAMGRAIVRSPKAFLMDEPLSNLDAKLRVQMRTVVSRLQKQLGTTTVYVTHDQTEAMTLGDRVVIMRGGAVQQVGPPQELYDNPRNLFVAGFIGSPSMNFLHAAVDDGRLRTAVGELPIDDRVRQQLSGADAPRELILGIRPEHFEDASLVDDETRARGMEFEAPVDIVESMGSDKYVYLTVEGERASAAELEELAADAGADELGGSGSNLVTRLSAESSVREGENRRVWFNLEKIHLFDPADGRNLTLAEGVDPTG
- a CDS encoding carbohydrate ABC transporter permease, coding for MAALDTTSATKWRWGLLDLVVVVFALIPVLWIASLSFKTPGTLTDGNFIPREWTLENYRAIFDTDQFVRALINSIGIALIATTIAVVLGTMAAYAIARLDFPGKRALVGVSLLIAMFPQVSLVSPLFEIERRLGLFDTWPGLILPYITFALPLAIYTLSAFFKQIPWDLEKAAKMDGATQAQAFRRVIAPLAAPGVFTTAILVFIFCWNDFLFAISLTSTERSRTVPVALSFFTGESQFEDPTGAISAAAVVITIPIILFVLFFQRRIVSGLTSGAVKG
- a CDS encoding sugar ABC transporter permease — protein: MTQSGTPLGSEVTIEETERTENTDRTTPTKRGKAPLSEGKRAERRLGWLLCAPAAFVMVAVTAYPILYSVWLSLQRYDLKFPDEREFVGLANYVTVLSNEYWWTAFGVTMLITVVTVAVELVLGMGLAIIMHRTIVGRGLVRTSALIPYGIVTVVAAFSWRYAWTPNTGYLANLFSDGAPLTERASSLAIIMLAEIWKTTPFMALLLLAGLALVPEDLLKAASMDGATAWQRFVKVMLPVMKPAILVALLFRTLDAFRVFDNIYVLTAGANETSSVSMLAYNNLMRGLNLGIGSTMSVLIFLTVAIIAFIFVKLFGTAAPGSADEGRR